The following coding sequences lie in one Eremothecium sinecaudum strain ATCC 58844 chromosome IV, complete sequence genomic window:
- the SHR5 gene encoding Shr5p (Syntenic homolog of Ashbya gossypii AEL199W; Syntenic homolog of Saccharomyces cerevisiae YOL110W (SHR5); 1-intron in Ashbya gossypii) yields MDEASNSYQYFNCHEFFVTKYQEIGSSTIKEYPENDALCITHFPNIYHAANSKLFDSTRIVRIPRQFDKTVHYPYFSEYLPGNEPAALRSTNDSGFNPFGIYDGQLFGKTSLSPLSNYLTAEQFREIVSEINEYLREGYQVHPYISILHNVADALTFNIWSRLFGLFSSESPLQRLEEYIEQVNERSLFKDNGLRMISLRRSGYLSLDIEIPKPELADFIK; encoded by the exons ATGGATGAGGCTTCAAATTCATACCAATATTTCAATTGCCATGAGTTCTTCGTCACTAAATATCAAGAAATTGGGAGCTCAACAATAAAGGAATATCCAGAAAACGATGCTCTTTGTATAACTCATTTTCCAAATATATACCATGCTGCAAACTCGAAGTTATTTGACTCTACGAGGATAGTTAGGATACCAAGGCAATTTGATAAAACGGTTCATTACCCGTATTTTAGCGAATATTTACCAGGTAATGAACCAGCGGCTTTACGCAGTACAAATGATAGTGGATTTAATCCGTTTGGAATATATGACGGACAGTTATTTGGTAAGACATCGCTTAGTCCGCTATCTAACTACCTAACTGCAGAGCAGTTCCGTGAGATTGTTAGTGAAATTAACGAATATTTAAGAGAAGGTTACCAAGTGCATCCATATATTAGTATATTGCATAATGTGGCGGATGCTTTGACGTTTAATATATGGAGTAGGTTATTTGGGTTGTTTTCCTCAGAGAGTCCTCTTCAGCGGTTAGAAGAATACATAGAACAGGTGAATGAGCGGTCCTTGTTCAAGGACAACGGACTTCGAATGATTTCTCTAAGGAGATCTGGCTACCTATCG CTCGATATAGAGATCCCTAAGCCTGAACTCGCTGACTTCATTAAGTGA
- the PUS4 gene encoding pseudouridine synthase PUS4 (Syntenic homolog of Ashbya gossypii AEL198W; Syntenic homolog of Saccharomyces cerevisiae YNL292W (PUS4)) translates to MNGIIAIEKPAGISSNKFLERLRNVWSSSKVFSDEIAIKLQQYKAETGKKPNRRKMRKVADIKLGHGGTLDPLASGVLVVGVGKGTKKLPQYLTGATKVYETVGLFGVATTSGDSEGDVLKESSVSHLNMEELKTVEEKFLGCLKQTPPIYAALKMNGKPLYEYARNGIPLPKPIEPREVNIFELKVFEDSLSREHDHKFLRPLTEEAKDTVSKLNANIADDVLYYSDKYCSAQGWDNQIAPIEKPIELTAEEREIIEKEGENYRAPTLHFKAKVSSGTYIRSLVSDIGKAMRSSAYMVELIRVEQQEWSLEKGNVFSLEDFIEHDEQVWRPVLEKVLENGGSVNVKEELQEASKKFASQVQPDIPSDSAAEPLNASEETLVQPRNESKRTLSDTE, encoded by the coding sequence ATGAATGGTATAATTGCTATTGAAAAGCCGGCAGGTATCTCTTCGAATAAGTTTCTCGAGAGGTTGAGGAACGTTTGGAGTTCAAGTAAAGTGTTCTCTGATGAAATTGCGATAAAACTTCAACAGTATAAAGCAGAAACTGGTAAGAAACCAAATAGGCGTAAAATGCGTAAAGTTGCGGATATTAAACTTGGACATGGTGGTACTTTGGATCCTTTAGCATCTGGAGTTTTGGTTGTTGGGGTTGGTAAAGGTACTAAAAAGCTACCACAGTACCTAACAGGTGCAACCAAAGTTTATGAAACTGTGGGCCTATTTGGAGTAGCTACAACATCAGGTGATTCTGAAGGAGACGTATTGAAAGAGAGCTCTGTTAGCCATTTGAATATGGAAGAACTAAAGACAGTTGAAGAGAAATTTTTAGGATGTCTCAAGCAAACTCCACCAATTTACGCTGCTTTGAAAATGAACGGCAAACCGCTTTATGAATATGCTAGAAATGGTATTCCCTTACCCAAGCCCATTGAGCCTCGAGAAGTGAATATTTTTGAGTTGAAAGTTTTTGAGGATTCTCTTTCTCGAGAACATGATCATAAGTTTCTAAGGCCACTTACCGAGGAGGCCAAGGATACTGTTAGCAAATTAAATGCCAATATTGCAGATGATGTATTATATTATTCTGATAAATACTGCAGTGCCCAAGGATGGGATAACCAAATTGCTCCCATTGAGAAGCCGATTGAGCTTACTGCTGAGGAACGCGAAATAATTGAGAAGGAAGGGGAAAACTACAGGGCGCCTACTTTACATTTCAAGGCAAAGGTCTCTTCTGGTACTTACATTCGCTCTTTAGTTAGTGATATTGGTAAAGCGATGAGGTCTTCTGCATATATGGTTGAATTAATTCGTGTTGAGCAACAAGAATGGTCATTGGAAAAGGGCAATGTATTTTCCCTTGAAGATTTTATAGAACATGATGAGCAAGTGTGGAGGCCTGTATTAGAGAAAGTTTTAGAGAATGGAGGTTCTGTAAATGTGAAAGAGGAACTCCAGGAGGCTTCTAAGAAGTTTGCTAGCCAAGTCCAGCCCGATATCCCATCCGATAGTGCAGCAGAACCATTGAATGCGTCAGAGGAGACGCTAGTGCAACCAAGAAATGAAAGTAAAAGGACTTTAAGTGACACTGAATAA
- the MID1 gene encoding Mid1p (Syntenic homolog of Ashbya gossypii AEL197C; Syntenic homolog of Saccharomyces cerevisiae YNL291C (MID1)), whose amino-acid sequence MVTAVSWYFIFLLLQFRSFTIATAGNFNGDDEELYMNIHHNQDDFMEPLKNNDMNPVLPPGVSTVLEELIPVRSTIVPGGRHVYEFPVEVIANVSLFYDTLTFISGNICSMPAGSSAQKLRLYYSFDENVLSDLSIAEPADFDEGYVEALAVSPRNATLENPNAFSRVFLVLQLVYKSTGLPVEASEGSVPWVYEICASQNMLAYQWDGKPRLNVIDVDSDSALLTNEHFTAKADNDGNRFHLSSFDLLLYSGEHIEDFNVLSKSVCAISTGPLLTSSKNFIGDAENSTMSSTDLKITKSFTKRNGMLKEQFHITGLNRSSTYVAYLKQYVIDNHNDTSSGGVIFSKKVFSTMANDACSLIFGLNFCSGVSYSVPSSSVIRKDDKASLAKLYDDMALSLYANFSLALQLSTCEGEADAIYSPLRTCADCANSYKNWLCAVTIPRCTTINTSYYTFREKDNGRSDFINEVVQPAADYYEIQPCIEMCHSIVRDCPAEFGFVCPTDGKNKDLLFKSYNIWDDDIEFDTCNLIGDRFI is encoded by the coding sequence ATGGTTACTGCAGTTAGTTGGTATTTTATATTCCTCCTACTTCAGTTTCGGTCATTTACAATAGCTACGGCCGGTAACTTCAATGGagatgatgaagaactaTATATGAATATACACCATAATCAGGATGATTTCATGGAACCATTAAAAAACAATGATATGAATCCCGTATTGCCCCCAGGGGTTTCAACAGTATTGGAAGAGCTTATCCCAGTCCGTTCTACTATTGTCCCTGGTGGACGCCATGTATACGAATTTCCTGTGGAGGTGATCGCTAATGTGTCTCTGTTTTATGATACCTTGACGTTTATCAGTGGAAATATTTGCTCGATGCCTGCAGGGAGTAGTGCTCAAAAGTTACGTCTATATTATtcatttgatgaaaatgtTCTTTCGGACCTCAGCATTGCGGAGCCCGCTGATTTCGATGAGGGGTATGTGGAAGCGCTGGCGGTAAGCCCTAGGAATGCCACATTAGAGAACCCAAATGCATTTAGCAGAGTTTTTCTAGTGTTACAGCTGGTTTACAAGTCTACTGGACTTCCTGTGGAAGCTTCCGAAGGCTCTGTTCCTTGGGTCTATGAAATCTGTGCTTCACAGAATATGCTCGCATACCAGTGGGACGGTAAACCTCGTTTAAATGTTATTGATGTTGACTCGGATTCTGCGCTTTTAACTAATGAGCATTTTACCGCCAAAGCTGACAATGATGGAAACCGCTTTCATTTGTCGTCGTTTGACTTACTTCTATATTCTGGTGAACATATTGAGGATTTTAATGTTTTGTCAAAATCCGTTTGCGCAATTAGCACTGGTCCACTATTGACTTCATCTAAGAATTTCATTGGTGATGCTGAAAATAGTACTATGTCCTCTACTGACCTTAAAATCACTAAATCGTTCACTAAGCGTAACGGAATGCTAAAAGAACAATTCCACATTACCGGGTTGAATCGTTCAAGCACATATGTTGCATATTTAAAACAATATGTGATTGATAATCATAATGACACATCCTCAGGGGGCGTGATCTTTTCAAAGAAAGTATTTTCGACAATGGCGAACGATGCTTGTTCGTTAATATTCGGGCTAAATTTTTGTAGTGGAGTGAGTTACTCAGTGCCGTCTTCTTCTGTAATCAGAAAGGATGACAAGGCTTCTCTCGCAAAACTTTATGACGATATGGCACTATCATTGTACGCAAATTTTTCTCTAGCGTTACAGTTATCTACGTGCGAGGGAGAAGCTGACGCAATATACTCACCATTACGCACATGTGCTGACTGTGCAAACTCATACAAGAATTGGCTGTGTGCGGTTACTATTCCTCGTTGTACTACAATAAATACATCTTACTACACTTTTAGGGAAAAGGATAATGGCCGCAGTGACTTCATTAATGAGGTTGTTCAACCTGCAGCCGATTACTATGAAATTCAACCATGCATTGAAATGTGCCATTCAATTGTACGAGACTGTCCCGCGGAGTTTGGGTTTGTATGTCCCACTGACGGAAAGAATAAGGACCTACTATTTAAGAGTTACAACATTTGGGATGACGATATCGAATTCGATACATGCAATCTTATCGGCGATCGGTTCATATGA
- the RFC3 gene encoding replication factor C subunit 3 (Syntenic homolog of Ashbya gossypii AEL196W; Syntenic homolog of Saccharomyces cerevisiae YNL290W (RFC3)): protein MSANKSDTDNLPWIEKYRPERLDDVYGQSDIVETVRKFAEGGKLPHLLFYGPPGTGKTSTISALAREIYGKDYRNMVLELNASDDRGIEVVRNQIKEFASTRQIFSKGYKLIILDEADAMTSAAQNALRRIIEKFTKNTRFCILANYIHKLTPAIISRCTRFRFQPLPQHAIELRINNVMAKERLQLSESAKEALLRLSNGDMRKALNVMQAAKATLDNPEKDTIGEDVIYECIGAVRPKDLESILVTILHDDWSTAYESVKKIRMSNGLALVDMIQGLVECLESYKLKDITWATMLSNLSDIEYAISKGGNDKIQCTATISAIKSSMELEL, encoded by the coding sequence ATGTCCGCTAATAAGTCTGATACGGATAATTTGCCATGGATAGAAAAGTATAGGCCGGAAAGGCTTGATGATGTGTATGGACAGTCTGATATCGTTGAAACAGTACGAAAATTTGCTGAAGGTGGAAAGTTACCTCACTTGTTGTTTTATGGCCCTCCGGGTACCGGTAAAACAAGTACAATTAGTGCATTGGCCCGTGAGATCTATGGTAAGGACTATCGGAACATGGTACTGGAATTGAACGCGTCAGATGACCGTGGTATTGAGGTCGTCAGAAATCAAATTAAGGAATTTGCTTCAACTAGACAGATCTTCAGTAAAGGCTACAAACTAATTATACTGGACGAAGCAGATGCGATGACTTCCGCAGCGCAAAATGCATTGAGAAGAATTATTGAGAAATTTACGAAAAATACCAGGTTTTGCATTCTAGCCAATTACATCCACAAGCTTACTCCCGCAATTATTAGTAGATGTACAAGATTCCGGTTCCAGCCTCTTCCTCAACATGCTATAGAGTTACGTATTAATAACGTCATGGCAAAAGAACGCTTGCAGCTCTCCGAAAGCGCGAAAGAGGCGCTCTTGAGGCTTTCAAATGGTGACATGAGAAAAGCTTTGAATGTTATGCAGGCTGCGAAAGCTACATTAGATAATCCAGAAAAGGATACAATTGGTGAGGACGTAATCTATGAATGTATCGGAGCTGTACGTCCTAAAGATCTTGAAAGCATATTGGTGACGATTCTTCACGATGACTGGAGTACCGCATACGAATCTGTAAAGAAAATTCGAATGAGTAACGGTCTAGCTTTAGTGGATATGATACAGGGGCTAGTAGAATGTTTAGAGAGTTACAAGTTAAAAGACATTACGTGGGCTACGATGTTGTCTAACCTTTCAGACATCGAATATGCTATATCTAAGGGCGGGAATGATAAAATTCAATGTACTGCAACAATTTCGGCAATTAAGTCCAGCATGGAGCTGGAATTATAG
- the PCL1 gene encoding Pcl1p (Syntenic homolog of Ashbya gossypii AEL195W; Syntenic homolog of Saccharomyces cerevisiae YNL289W (PCL1)) — translation MSTRFNDSMLGKQSLELLFKSPVTNDMIQFLTDETLRVFPSSKTEDFKAGYPSPPHSPVEATPKSNTDKLPSLMTFMTKLVRYTNVYTATLLTSVVYLNKLKALLPPDVTCIPSTAHRVFLACLILSAKFHNDSSPMNKHWTKYTDGLFTVEDVNLMERQLLKLFNWDIRIRYKDLQENLYCLLEPIKQDLIRSCKLEQYRTNNTPYPSPVSSCGPLKLPISYSIKSRDLSRYATSKHESAAVKGTISSSSSSSTLVNSASHNTLLPSYLSCSTLNHSASMRTLQIPEKGYEHHLQTEYF, via the coding sequence ATGAGCACAAGGTTTAACGATAGCATGCTTGGCAAGCAATCTCTGGAGCTGTTGTTTAAGTCGCCGGTGACGAATGACATGATCCAATTCTTGACCGATGAGACGTTGAGGGTCTTTCCCTCGAGTAAAACCGAAGATTTCAAGGCAGGGTATCCTAGCCCACCTCATTCGCCAGTTGAAGCTACTCCTAAAAGTAATACTGACAAATTGCCTAGCCTGATGACATTCATGACAAAACTTGTACGATACACTAATGTTTATACAGCAACTCTACTCACGTCAGTGGTATATCTAAACAAATTGAAGGCTTTACTTCCACCCGATGTCACGTGCATTCCTTCTACGGCTCATCGGGTCTTCCTTGCATGTTTGATTCTCAGCGCTAAGTTTCACAACGACTCGTCGCCCATGAACAAGCACTGGACTAAGTACACAGATGGTCTCTTTACAGTTGAAGATGTGAATCTTATGGAGAGACAGCTGCTGAAACTATTTAACTGGGATATCAGAATACGCTACAAGGACCTACAGGAGAACTTATACTGCCTGCTGGAACCAATCAAGCAGGACCTGATTAGATCTTGCAAACTAGAGCAGTATAGAACAAATAATACCCCATACCCATCCCCAGTTTCCAGCTGTGGGCCGCTAAAACTGCCCATCAGCTACAGCATTAAGTCACGTGACCTGTCGCGGTACGCCACCTCAAAACATGAGAGTGCAGCAGTAAAAGGAACCATTAGCTCATCGTCGAGTTCCAGTACGCTGGTCAATTCCGCTAGTCATAATACCCTATTACCGTCATACCTGTCTTGTAGTACACTAAATCATTCCGCCAGCATGCGTACCCTTCAGATACCAGAAAAGGGTTATGAACACCATTTACAAACAGAATATTTCTAA
- a CDS encoding HDL412Wp (Syntenic homolog of Ashbya gossypii AEL194W-A; Syntenic homolog of Saccharomyces cerevisiae YOL109W (ZEO1)), with product MTEATTPAQETAAKKLEQTETTEEPVQTTTESTTEEATASKTADNAKPAEEPVAETDGAAEAEQPKDTEAPTEAAPAEKSGNKKFTFWKKLQAKIKKILN from the coding sequence ATGACTGAAGCTACTACTCCTGCTCAAGAAACTGCCGCCAAGAAATTGGAACAAACTGAAACTACTGAGGAACCAGTACAAACCACTACTGAATCTACAACTGAAGAAGCCACTGCTTCCAAGACTGCTGACAATGCCAAGCCAGCTGAGGAGCCTGTTGCTGAGACCGATGGAGCTGCTGAAGCTGAGCAACCAAAGGACACTGAGGCTCCAACTGAGGCTGCCCCAGCTGAAAAGTCCGGTAACAAGAAGTTCACGTTCTGGAAGAAGTTGCAAGCAAAGATAAAGAAGATCTTGAACtag
- the CAF40 gene encoding CCR4-NOT core subunit CAF40 (Syntenic homolog of Ashbya gossypii AEL194W; Syntenic homolog of Saccharomyces cerevisiae YNL288W (CAF40)), whose translation MYSAAAAGGGTGHMHSTAPPSQMNFPPLVSTIPTQTGHQQLQRQQQQHQGQLQNTQNNSSAAALLKSINQSQQRPIAPPPLGVVNANISSGTQPGIPNMPSGVTPMGNVQPSQGQGQQSQNISRALDDPNVYHWICQLNYGPNKEQALLELGRKREQYEDLAVVLWSSFGVMTALLQEIISVYPMLSPPTLNNQLSNRVCNALVLLQCVASHPETKTAFFQAHIPLFLFPFLNTTSGQRTFEYLRLTSLGVIGALVKNDSTDVINFLLRTDIIPLCLRIMESSSQLSTTVAIFILQRILLDDNGLQYICATQERFHAVSQVLNNMVDQLTMQQTPGRLLKHVVRCYLRLSDNLEARRLLKQVLPVRLKDNTFTEVLQDDLGTKRCLAQLLLTLNEN comes from the coding sequence ATGTACAGCGCAGCAGCAGCAGGAGGTGGTACGGGCCATATGCATTCCACAGCGCCTCCAAGTCAGATGAATTTTCCGCCTTTAGTTTCTACGATTCCCACACAGACAGGACATCAACAGTTACAGcggcagcagcagcagcatcaGGGCCAGCTCCAGAATACCCAAAATAACTCTTCAGCTGCAGCTTTACTGAAAAGTATTAATCAAAGTCAACAAAGACCAATAGCGCCTCCTCCACTAGGGGTAGTTAACGCGAATATATCATCTGGTACACAACCTGGTATTCCCAATATGCCATCTGGGGTTACTCCTATGGGCAACGTACAGCCATCTCAAGGTCAGGGACAGCAAAGTCAAAACATTTCGAGGGCCTTGGATGATCCGAATGTGTATCACTGGATCTGTCAGTTGAATTACGGTCCAAACAAAGAGCAGGCTCTTCTGGAGCTTGGTAGAAAGCGTGAGCAATACGAAGACCTTGCAGTTGTGCTTTGGTCTAGTTTCGGTGTTATGACAGCGCTTTTGCAAGAAATTATCTCTGTTTATCCCATGCTATCACCTCCTACTCTCAACAACCAACTCTCTAATCGTGTTTGTAACGCGCTTGTTCTCCTTCAGTGTGTTGCATCTCACCCAGAGACGAAGACAGCATTCTTCCAAGCCCATATCCCTCTGTTTTTGTTCCCTTTTCTGAATACAACTTCTGGGCAACGTACCTTTGAGTACCTAAGACTTACTTCGCTTGGTGTGATTGGGGCCCTAGTAAAAAATGATTCGACGGATGTAATAAATTTCCTTCTCAGAACGGATATAATACCCCTTTGTTTGCGTATAATGGAGTCGTCGTCACAGTTATCAACGACGGTCGCTATTTTCATTCTACAAAGGATTTTATTAGACGACAACGGTTTACAGTACATCTGTGCTACACAAGAAAGATTCCATGCTGTATCTCAAGTCCTGAACAACATGGTTGATCAATTAACAATGCAACAAACTCCTGGAAGACTTCTCAAACATGTTGTCCGGTGCTACCTCCGTCTTTCCGACAATTTAGAGGCACGCCGGCTGTTGAAGCAAGTTCTACCCGTGCGTTTGAAGGACAATACATTCACTGAAGTACTACAAGATGACCTTGGCACGAAGAGATGCTTGGCTCAACTGCTCCTCACTTTAAACGAAAACTAG
- the SEC21 gene encoding coatomer subunit gamma (Syntenic homolog of Ashbya gossypii AEL193W; Syntenic homolog of Saccharomyces cerevisiae YNL287W (SEC21)), whose translation MSTHTYKKSEESNSGKMPDKMTVYQDCLNEFNESPVSPKRCRNLIAKLLKLLSHGETFPPSEATTLFFSISKLFQHPNNSLRQVVYLAIKELCTISEDTLMATSSIMKDVQNGSAIVKPNAIRSLTRVLEESTAYSAERLYKSAVVSKNPSISSAALVSSYHLLPIAESTVKRYANEIHEAVSDLKNFSQTGKSTDFSLVSSYISQYHALGLLYRLNAHDKIAMMKMVQQFSSGSTLRNPLAQVQMVRMVHELLRLDNQLIPQFVPLLSNWLSSRHEHVQLEVCKVISALSNSVPTDLFISMIQTLQGLLTVPRMCSRFAAVRLLNKISMVAPEKIVVCNPELESLINDQNRNISTYAITTLLKTGTSKNISSLIKTIGKFINDVSDDFNVIIVDAILTLSLKFPEEWKNILAFLIDTLKSSDGGYEFKNGIVEALFDLVKYVPQSKEQALEHLCDFIEDCEYNELLVRILHLLGKEGPNTKNPSLYVRHNYNRVVLENSIIRSAAVSALSKFSLAKSDPTLIDSVQSLLKGIEIDQDDEVRDRTSTSLLFIEKLKSEPGMAEKFIQPKQSFDLQSLENKLTQYLYSNEDGFKTAFDTTTIPRYTEDELKAIELKQKQEKMLTGVERNGGSSMGISGDSKKSDSAHGSAGNQAEDEQPVNYAEQLAAIPEFSSLGQVLNSSRPVPLTEPEAEFSVTSVKHLFHNHVVLQFDIINTLNDVALENVAVVCTPESDTSTIEQETVLSIDKLYPHETKSCYVSYAKPEDTNTYGFLNRLTFTTLELDPSTNAPFEGDEGFQDEFEIDPLYLQAGDYIKSFFVSDFQAAFDKFAHEEVAVYNLSHSPNSLQSLVNNLVLTTNCLPVENTQFVSNEANSHTVKLFGKRVVTDACVAMIVKIIKSNKGTALKVQCKSDDESLCVELANGLVL comes from the coding sequence ATGTCAACTCATACATATAAAAAGTCTGAGGAGTCCAATTCAGGCAAAATGCCTGATAAAATGACTGTTTACCAGGACTGTCTGAACGAGTTTAATGAATCTCCTGTGAGTCCAAAACGTTGCCGTAATCTGATTGcaaaacttttgaaatTGTTATCTCATGGTGAAACATTTCCTCCTAGTGAAGCTACAACATtattcttttcaatttcGAAGTTGTTCCAACATCCAAATAATTCTTTAAGACAAGTGGTTTATCTTGCTATTAAGGAACTATGTACCATATCTGAAGACACCTTGATGGCTACATCGTCAATTATGAAGGATGTTCAAAATGGTTCGGCAATTGTGAAGCCTAATGCAATTAGATCATTAACTAGAGTTTTGGAAGAATCTACGGCTTATTCGGCGGAGAGATTGTATAAAAGCGCAGTTGTCTCTAAAAACCCATCGATCTCTTCTGCAGCATTGGTATCTTCCTATCACTTGTTGCCAATTGCGGAGTCCACCGTGAAACGTTATGCTAATGAGATTCATGAGGCAGTTTCTGATCTTAAGAATTTCTCACAGACTGGTAAATCGACTGACTTCAGTCTGGTGTCCTCCTATATTTCCCAGTACCACGCATTAGGTCTGCTATATAGATTGAATGCTCATGATAAAATTGCAATGATGAAAATGGTTCAGCAATTTTCTTCAGGCAGCACTTTGCGGAATCCGTTAGCCCAGGTCCAAATGGTTAGAATGGTTCATGAACTATTGCGCTTGGATAACCAACTAATCCCACAATTTGTGCCTTTGTTATCCAATTGGTTATCTAGCAGGCATGAGCATGTCCAACTTGAGGTGTGTAAGGTTATTTCTGCCTTGTCCAATAGTGTTCCAACAGATCTATTTATCAGTATGATCCAAACATTACAAGGTTTGTTAACTGTTCCTCGTATGTGTTCAAGATTTGCTGCTGTGAGATTATTGAATAAGATTTCTATGGTTGCCCCCGAAAAGATTGTTGTCTGTAATCCTGAGCTTGAGTCTCTAATTAACGACCAAAATAGAAACATTTCTACTTACGCAATTACAACACTACTAAAGACTGGTACATCAAAAAATATCTCCTCCTTGATAAAAACTATTGGTAAGTTCATTAATGATGTTTCTGATGACTTTAATGTCATTATTGTCGATGCAATTCTTACATTATCCTTGAAGTTCCCTGAAGAGTGGAAGAATATTTTGGCGTTCTTGATTGATACTCTAAAAAGTTCGGATGGTGGATATGAATTTAAAAATGGCATTGTAGAAGCCTTGTTTGATTTGGTTAAGTATGTGCCACAATCAAAGGAGCAGGCGTTGGAGCATTTATGTGACTTTATCGAGGATTGTGAATACAATGAACTTTTAGTTAGAATTTTACACCTATTAGGTAAGGAAGGTCCTAACACCAAGAACCCATCATTATATGTGAGACACAACTACAACAGGGTTGTATTAGAAAACTCCATTATTAGATCTGCCGCAGTTAGCGCACTCTCAAAGTTTTCTTTGGCTAAAAGTGATCCTACATTGATTGATTCCGTTCAGAGTCTGCTAAAAGGTATTGAAATCGACCAAGACGACGAAGTTAGAGATAGAACGTCTACATCGTTGTTGTTTATTGAAAAGCTCAAGTCAGAGCCCGGAATGGCAGAGAAATTTATTCAACCTAAACAAAGCTTCGATTTGCAGAGTCTGGAAAATAAGTTGACTCAGTATTTGTACTCTAATGAAGATGGGTTTAAAACCGCATTTGACACAACTACTATTCCAAGGTATACCGAAGACGAATTGAAGGCTATTGAATTGAAGCAGAAGCAAGAGAAAATGCTCACCGGCGTTGAAAGAAATGGTGGTTCTTCAATGGGTATATCCGGAGATTCTAAAAAATCAGACAGTGCGCATGGTTCGGCCGGTAATCAAGCTGAAGATGAACAACCTGTTAACTACGCTGAACAGCTTGCAGCAATTCCAGAATTTTCGTCATTGGGACAGGTTCTCAACAGTTCCAGGCCTGTTCCGCTTACTGAACCAGAAGCAGAATTCAGCGTTACGAGCGTTAAACACTTGTTCCACAATCATGTTGTACTTCAATTTGATATCATTAATACCTTGAATGATGTTGCATTGGAAAACGTAGCTGTTGTTTGTACCCCAGAAAGCGATACATCTACAATTGAACAGGAAACTGTTCTGTCGATAGATAAATTGTACCCACATGAAACTAAATCCTGCTACGTGAGTTATGCAAAACCAGAGGACACGAATACCTACGGCTTCCTAAATAGGTTAACATTTACCACTTTGGAACTGGACCCATCTACAAATGCTCCATTTGAAGGCGATGAAGGTTTCCAAGACGAATTCGAAATTGATCCATTATACTTGCAAGCAGGTGACTACATCAAATCCTTCTTTGTTAGCGATTTCCAAGCTGCCTTTGATAAATTCGCACATGAAGAGGTGGCAGTGTACAACTTAAGCCATTCCCCCAACTCATTGCAAAGTCTGGTCAATAACTTGGTTCTAACCACTAACTGTCTACCAGTTGAAAACACCCAATTCGTATCGAACGAGGCTAACTCCCATACTGTGAAACTATTTGGTAAGCGTGTTGTTACAGATGCCTGTGTGGCAATGATTGTTAAGATCATTAAAAGCAATAAAGGCACCGCTCTAAAAGTACAATGTAAGAGTGATGATGAATCGCTCTGCGTTGAGCTTGCGAATGGATTAGTGTTGTAA